A part of Kitasatospora acidiphila genomic DNA contains:
- the pepN gene encoding aminopeptidase N, which translates to MPGKNLSRDEAQQRASLLSVHGYEVHLDVTSAPDADATTFRSTTTIRFSCTTPGAGSFADLLAPSMRAATLNGRRLDPAAVFDGARVALEGLEAENVLVVDADCAYSRTGEGLHRFTDPADGETYLYTHYEPAEARRVFANFEQPDLKAPYRFTVTAPAAWDVYSNAAEESVTEQDGAKVWRFLETKPISTYLTAVVAGPYHVVRDHWSRELPDGSTLEIPLAATCRRSLAPHFDAEEIFEVTKQGLDFFHEEFQYPYPFGKYDQCFVPEYNIGAMENPGCVTFKEDFVFRSRVTEAAYENRANVVLHEMAHMWFGDLVTMKWWDDLWLKESFADFMGSFGQQEATKYQAAWVTFANQRKAWAYRQDQYPTTHPITADIRDVEDAKLNFDGITYAKGAAVLKQLVAYAGRDAFFEGARRYFQQHAFGNTVLGDLLEVLAVTSGRGEQAMAEWSAAWLQTAGVNSLTPQVTVDAEGRITELAIEQGGEVLRPHRIAVGLYDREADGALVRTARFELDVTGARSAVAEAAGRPRPALILVNDDDLTYCKIRFDADSLATLRTSLGDIREPLARALAWSACWNMTRDGLLPARDYLDLVVRFAGSESDIGVLQTLHAQARSALDVFADPGYRAEGGRLLAESALRELRAAAPGSDQQLAWARFLAATAQGEAEFQLLEGLLAGTARIDGLEVDQDLRWSLWIALAAAGRATVEQLDAELKRDHTASGSQKATQALAARPTAAAKAAAWSAVADSDQLPNAMVGAQTAGFQQAGQRELTAPYTARYFELLESIWAERSIEIAIRFVGGFFPRLQTDEATLAATDAWLTEHQQAAPALRRLVLECRDELARALRAQAADRG; encoded by the coding sequence GTGCCGGGCAAGAACCTCAGTCGCGACGAAGCTCAGCAGCGTGCGAGCCTCCTCAGTGTGCACGGTTACGAGGTCCACCTCGATGTGACCAGCGCGCCGGACGCCGACGCCACAACCTTCCGCTCCACCACCACCATCCGCTTCAGCTGCACCACGCCGGGCGCCGGCAGCTTCGCCGACCTGCTGGCGCCGAGCATGCGGGCCGCCACCCTCAACGGGCGCCGACTCGACCCGGCCGCCGTGTTCGACGGCGCCCGGGTGGCGTTGGAGGGGCTGGAGGCCGAGAACGTCCTGGTGGTGGACGCCGACTGCGCGTACAGCCGGACCGGTGAGGGCCTGCACCGCTTCACCGACCCGGCCGACGGGGAGACCTACCTCTACACCCACTACGAGCCGGCCGAGGCCCGCCGGGTGTTCGCCAACTTCGAGCAGCCCGACCTCAAGGCGCCCTACCGGTTCACCGTGACCGCGCCGGCGGCCTGGGACGTCTACAGCAACGCGGCCGAGGAGTCGGTCACCGAGCAGGACGGCGCCAAGGTCTGGCGGTTCCTGGAGACCAAGCCGATCTCCACCTATCTGACCGCCGTGGTGGCCGGCCCGTACCACGTGGTCCGGGACCACTGGAGCCGCGAACTGCCGGACGGCTCCACGCTGGAGATCCCGCTGGCCGCCACCTGCCGCAGGTCGCTGGCGCCGCACTTCGACGCCGAGGAGATCTTCGAAGTCACCAAGCAGGGCCTGGACTTCTTCCACGAGGAGTTCCAGTACCCGTACCCGTTCGGCAAGTACGACCAGTGCTTCGTGCCGGAGTACAACATCGGGGCGATGGAGAACCCGGGCTGCGTGACCTTCAAGGAGGACTTCGTCTTCCGCTCCCGGGTCACCGAGGCCGCCTACGAGAACCGGGCCAACGTCGTCCTGCACGAGATGGCGCACATGTGGTTCGGCGACCTGGTCACCATGAAGTGGTGGGACGACCTGTGGCTCAAGGAGTCGTTCGCCGACTTCATGGGCTCGTTCGGGCAGCAGGAGGCCACCAAGTACCAGGCCGCCTGGGTGACCTTCGCCAACCAGCGCAAGGCCTGGGCGTACCGGCAGGACCAGTACCCGACCACCCACCCGATCACCGCCGACATCCGCGACGTCGAGGACGCCAAGCTCAACTTCGACGGGATCACCTACGCCAAGGGCGCCGCGGTGCTCAAGCAGCTGGTGGCCTACGCGGGCCGGGACGCCTTCTTCGAGGGCGCCCGCCGCTACTTCCAGCAGCACGCCTTCGGCAACACCGTGCTCGGCGACCTGCTGGAGGTGCTGGCCGTCACCTCCGGGCGCGGTGAGCAGGCGATGGCCGAGTGGTCGGCGGCGTGGCTGCAGACCGCCGGCGTCAACTCGCTGACCCCGCAGGTCACGGTGGACGCCGAGGGCCGGATCACCGAACTGGCGATCGAGCAGGGCGGCGAGGTGTTGCGCCCGCACCGGATCGCGGTCGGCCTGTACGACCGCGAGGCGGACGGCGCCCTGGTACGCACCGCCCGCTTCGAACTGGACGTCACCGGGGCCCGCAGCGCGGTCGCCGAGGCCGCCGGCCGCCCGCGCCCGGCGCTGATCCTGGTCAACGACGACGACCTGACGTACTGCAAGATCCGCTTCGACGCCGACTCGCTGGCCACCCTGCGCACCTCGCTCGGCGACATCCGCGAACCCCTGGCCCGGGCGCTGGCCTGGTCCGCCTGCTGGAACATGACCCGGGACGGGCTGCTGCCGGCCCGCGACTACCTCGACCTGGTGGTGCGGTTCGCCGGTTCGGAGTCGGACATCGGCGTGCTGCAGACCCTGCACGCCCAGGCCAGGAGCGCCCTGGACGTCTTCGCCGACCCCGGCTACCGGGCCGAGGGCGGCCGGCTGCTGGCCGAGAGCGCGCTGCGCGAGCTGCGCGCCGCGGCCCCGGGCAGCGACCAGCAGCTGGCCTGGGCGCGGTTCCTGGCCGCCACCGCGCAGGGCGAGGCGGAGTTCCAGCTGCTGGAGGGGCTGCTCGCCGGCACCGCCCGGATCGACGGCCTGGAGGTGGACCAGGACCTGCGCTGGTCGCTGTGGATCGCGCTGGCCGCCGCCGGTCGGGCCACGGTGGAGCAGCTGGATGCCGAGCTGAAGCGGGACCACACCGCCAGCGGCAGCCAGAAGGCCACCCAGGCGCTGGCCGCCCGGCCGACCGCGGCGGCCAAGGCGGCGGCCTGGTCGGCGGTGGCCGACTCGGACCAGCTGCCCAACGCCATGGTGGGCGCGCAGACCGCCGGCTTCCAGCAGGCCGGGCAGCGCGAGCTGACCGCGCCTTACACCGCGCGCTACTTCGAGCTGCTGGAGTCCATCTGGGCCGAGCGCAGCATCGAGATCGCGATCCGGTTCGTCGGCGGGTTCTTCCCGCGGCTGCAGACCGACGAGGCCACGCTGGCCGCGACCGACGCATGGCTGACGGAGCACCAGCAGGCCGCGCCGGCGCTGCGCCGCCTGGTGCTGGAGTGCCGGGACGAGCTGGCCCGGGCGCTGCGGGCGCAGGCGGCCGACCGCGGCTGA
- a CDS encoding amino acid permease encodes MSTVTAPPKAPAASGAPQLSHGLKQRHLSMIALGGVIGAGLFVGSGAGIAAAGPGIILAFTAAGLLVMLVMRMLGEMSAAQPASGSFSVHAEREIGPWAGLTAGWMYWVMLCCGVAAEATAAGSIMNSWIPGVAGWAWVAVFMTFFCASNLTAVKNFGEFEFWFAAVKITAIVAFLVLGVLGVTGVIGHGAPGAANLTGHGGFLPHGASGLITGLLASVFAYGGLETVTIAAAESDDPRRNVANAVRTAVWRIALFYIGSMALVVTLVPWNNPDVVKLGPYVTVLQLLNVPGAAVVMKAVVLIALLSAMNANIYGSSRMAFSLVARGQGPKALAKVSGGVPRLAVLASCGFGFGAVLAGYWWPDTVFTWLMNTTGVAILVVWLFIGVAQLRMRRRLEREAPELLTVKMWGYPYLTWLAIAGVTALLGLMTTTAGNRDQLYAAGVLVAGLSAVGYWRQRRARSA; translated from the coding sequence TCGCCCTCGGCGGCGTCATCGGCGCCGGCCTCTTCGTGGGCTCGGGCGCGGGCATCGCGGCGGCCGGCCCCGGCATCATCCTGGCCTTCACGGCGGCCGGCCTGCTGGTCATGCTGGTCATGCGGATGCTGGGCGAGATGTCCGCCGCCCAGCCGGCCTCCGGCTCCTTCTCGGTGCACGCCGAGCGTGAGATCGGCCCCTGGGCGGGTCTGACCGCCGGGTGGATGTACTGGGTGATGCTCTGCTGCGGCGTCGCGGCGGAGGCCACGGCGGCCGGCTCGATCATGAACTCCTGGATCCCGGGCGTGGCCGGCTGGGCCTGGGTCGCGGTCTTCATGACGTTCTTCTGCGCCAGCAACCTGACCGCGGTGAAGAACTTCGGCGAGTTCGAGTTCTGGTTCGCGGCCGTCAAGATCACCGCGATCGTCGCCTTCCTGGTGCTCGGCGTGCTGGGCGTCACCGGCGTCATCGGCCACGGCGCACCGGGTGCTGCCAACCTGACCGGGCACGGCGGGTTCCTGCCGCACGGCGCGAGCGGCCTGATCACCGGCCTGCTCGCCTCGGTGTTCGCCTACGGCGGCCTGGAAACCGTGACCATCGCGGCGGCGGAGTCCGACGACCCGCGCCGAAACGTGGCCAACGCGGTGCGCACGGCGGTCTGGCGGATCGCCCTCTTCTACATCGGCTCGATGGCGCTGGTGGTCACCCTGGTGCCGTGGAACAACCCCGACGTGGTCAAGCTGGGCCCGTACGTGACGGTCCTCCAGCTGCTGAACGTCCCCGGCGCGGCCGTCGTCATGAAGGCCGTCGTCCTGATCGCCCTGCTGAGCGCGATGAACGCCAACATCTACGGCTCCTCCCGGATGGCCTTCTCGCTGGTCGCCCGCGGCCAGGGCCCCAAGGCGCTGGCGAAGGTGAGCGGCGGCGTGCCGCGCCTGGCGGTGCTGGCCTCCTGCGGCTTCGGCTTCGGCGCCGTGCTGGCCGGCTACTGGTGGCCCGACACCGTGTTCACCTGGCTGATGAACACCACCGGCGTGGCCATCCTGGTGGTCTGGCTCTTCATCGGCGTCGCCCAGCTGCGGATGCGCCGCCGCCTGGAGCGCGAGGCGCCCGAGCTGCTGACCGTGAAGATGTGGGGCTACCCGTACCTGACCTGGCTGGCGATCGCCGGCGTGACCGCCCTGCTCGGCCTGATGACGACGACGGCCGGCAACCGCGACCAGCTCTACGCCGCCGGCGTGCTGGTGGCCGGCCTGAGCGCGGTCGGATACTGGCGCCAGCGGCGCGCCCGGAGCGCGTGA